The Terriglobia bacterium DNA window ACAATCGGGAGGTCTTCAATGAGGTTCGTAGCGCGACTCGGGAGCGTTGCACTTGCGGCGGTCATAACGCTGCCTGTCTATGCCCAGCTCAACACGGACGCCAACGTCAATCAGCGTCAGGCCGGGTCCGTCCGCGGCAAAGTTATCGATCGCGACGGCAAGCCTATCCAAAACGCACAGATTCGCTTCGATAACCAGACGACGCATCAGGCCGATACCGCCAAGACCAATAAGAGCGGAGACTACTCGATCGTGGGTCTGCTGGCGGGAAGCTACAAGGCCTATCTGTTCGTCGACGGCAAGCCGGTCATGGTCAAGGGCGAAGGCGTCGGAAACCAGATCCTGATTAATGATGTTACGGACACCCGCGTCAATTTCGACATGAAGGACGCTCCAACCACCAGAGTCGAGGCGCCGGGTGCTCCCTCCGCCGCTTCCTTGAATGCGAAAGAGAAGGCCGCTGCCGAGAAGAAGAACATCGAGGAGGTCAAAAACTCCTATGCGGCCGGCCTCGCCGCCATGAAGGCCAACAACTTCGAGGAAGCCATCAAACTGTTCCAGGTGGCCGCCGACAAGGATCCGGGACAGTCCGCAGTCTTTGCGAACATGGGCGTATCCTATGCCAACCTGAAGAAATACGACGATGCCATCGCCGCATACCAGAAATCCCTGGCGATAAAGCCCGATGATCCGTCGATTCATGCTCTGCTCAGCCTGGCTCTCGCCAACAACGGAAAAATCGACGAGGCGACGCAGAGCGCCCAGGAGGTTGCAAAACTGGATCCGGCCATGGCCGGGCAGAGTTACTACAATCTCGGCGCGATCCTGGCCAACCGTGGCAAATTCAAGGAAGCCGTTGAAGTCTTCAAGAAGGCGATTGAGGTGGATCCGAAGAATGCCCCCTCGTATTATCAGATTGGAATTGCGTATTTCGGCACGCCCGACACCATTCCGCAGGGCATTGCCGCCTTCGAGAAGTATCTGCAGTTGATGCCGAACGGCCCCGATGCCGAAACCGCGAAACAGTTTATCGCCGCGGGAAAAGCGCAGGGGAAATGATCTCAAGGCTTGCGCTGCTCCGCAGCTGAGTTGGACCAACAAAAAAGGCCGCCCTTCCGGGCGGCCTTTTTTTGCTGGTCCTTTAACCTTCTAGAAGTCGATCCGGAGCTGAGCCTGGAACGTGCGGCCGCCCGTCTTCGACGTCGTCGATCCCCACAGAGTCGTTGGGGTGTTGATCGTCAGACTCGGAGCATTCGGCTGCGGATGATTCAGCACGTTGACGGCGTCCGCGCGGAACTGAGCGCGGACGTCTTCAGTAATTCTGAAGGCCTTGCTGAGGTTCATATCCAACCTCCAGGGAGCAAGCCCGCGAAGAACGTTCTGACCCAGGTTGCCCTGCGTTCCCGGTTGCGGGTTCTGCAGGACGATCAGGCCGGCGTTTCCGCTGCCGTCCGTGAGCGGAATCGATCCCGGAGTGCCGGCAGTAACGACCTTCGCCAGAGCCGTCAGGGTACAACGATTGACGGCGCCCGGGTTCAATCCGTTCAGGTTCTGCAGGCTGGTGACGTTGGCGCACTGCGGATCCGGAACTTTCGTCCACTCCGCCGGATCGAAGAAGCTGCCCTGAACCAGGGAGCCCGCCTTCTGTGTCCACCGGAGACCCGTGGTGTTCAGCAATTCCTTGAGCCCCGCCGCATTGACAACATCCGGGACGCCATTCGCATACATATTGCTTTGCGCCGAGATGTTCGTCCACGCACCGGAACTGGCCGTCCAGATGTAACCGGCTTTCCAGTTCTCGATCGCGCGGGCAAGAACGCCATTCGTTCCTGAGAACAGCGTCTTTCCCGGCCCGAACGGCAGTTCAATCGTACCGTTCGCGCGCAGGATGTCCGGATGGTTGGCGTTCACGATCGTGTAATCCATGTGTCGATTTACAGGATTCGTGAACGTCGAGAGCAGTCCCAGGTCTTTGCTGAAGGTGTAATTGATCGTCGTGGTGACGCCGTTCGTCGGACGCAGAGTGTACTCCACCTGCACCGAGTGATAATTGGCGCTGCCCATGTTGGACAGGTAATTGACCGTAGCGAACTGCGGATTGGTGTAGATGAAGTTTTCCGGAGCGACTCCACCGGCCCGCAGAGCGGCACCCCGAATCGTGCTCGTACTGATTGCCGGCAGACCGCAGTTCCCGGCCGCGCCCGCAGCAGGACACCCACTCTGGATGTAGTCCAGAGTGGCCAGGGCGGATGCAACACCACCAGCCCCGCCATAGTTACCCGCGGCGAGGTTCGTGCTGAAAGTCGAACTGGCGCGCATCTGCATCGCTGCCGTTTGCGGCACACCATTGACTGTTGTGCCGATCGCACCGAAGGTGCCGGTGCAGCCGGTCGTACAGATGTTGACGCCGTTCAGCAGCGAATTCAGCAGCGGCGACTCGCCGCCGGCCCGGATGCTGTTGAACTCCGGAAGCAGGCCGTTGTACAGGAAGTTCGGACTGTTCAAGTTGATGCCCGCGCCGTTGTACAGCTTCCTGGCCAGCGTGCCGACATACCGCACATCGATCGTCATGTGCTGATTGATGCTGCGCGTGACGGCCAGCGTCAGGTTCTGCACGTAAGGCGAGGTGAAGTTCGGATCGAAGAAACTGATCGTCTGGCTGCGATCCGTCACCGGAATCGCCGCCAACGGGGAGATGGTTGCCGGCGGCGGAACCACACCGGGCTGGTTCAACTTCGTCAGGTCCAGGTACTGGTCGCCCGCAAGGGTCTGCGTCGCGGTACCACTATAGACGCGGCCCGGCGGACTGTCGATTGGACCTTCAATCGTGGAGTAGCGGCCGCCCCCCTGATACGTGATCTGGTATCCGCCACGGATCGTGGTTTTATTTTCGCCCAGGAATCGGGGATTCCAGGCAAAGCCGACGGCCGGACCGAAGTTTTTGTTGTCATTGTTATACAGCTTCGAGCCGGGATTCGGCGAGCCCGGTCCGACGAAGTGCAACGACGTCAGGCTGCCACGGATACCGGGATTCATCCAGCCGGTGAAATCACTGCCGGACAATCCGAATGCCGGGTTGCCGCTGCCGATGGCCGCTGCCGTGAATCCGTCCTCAGAATACGGAACCCCGTACCACTCATATCGCAGACCGACATTCAGTGTCAGCGTCGGGCGGATCTTGAAGTCGTCCTTCACGAACAAATCGAATTCACGCTGCTTGATGGTGTTCGTGATCAACGGACTCGTCGTGAAATCGCTGAACGCCGTGTCCGTCGGTTTATTCATGAAGTACTGGTTGTTGACGGAGGACAGCGAGCCGCTGAGGAAGTTCAACAGATTGCGGGCCTTGGCAGCATCGTTCGTACCGATACCCGACAGGGCCGGATTGGTGTTCGCAATAGCGGTTGTCCCCGTGATCGCGAGCGGCGATCCGGGCGTCGCGCCTGCCACCACAACGACGGGATCTTTGGCGTTCTGGAAGAAGCCGAGACCCGCGCTGCTGCCCTGCGACCGGCTGCTGGCCATACGCAGTTCACCGCCGAAACGAACGGAGTGTTTGCCTTTCGTCCAGCTCATGGTGTCGCCGTAGGTGTAAAGCGGCGTTCGGTCGACGGCCGTGGCCGTGAGGTTCGCGCCGCCCGCGGCGGTTCCCAGGCACGCCCCGGGAGGAGGAGTCGGACGAGCGCCGGTGATCGGGTTACAAACGCCGACTCCACCAGTCACGTCCGTCAGGATTTCAAAGCCGTTCACTGCGGGAGGCAGATAGGCCTTGATTCCAGCTGCATTTGCCGGGTTATCCCAAGGAGCAAGGACGTTGGTTCCGCTGACGCGATACCCCGCCTTGACTTCGTTCACCATGGAAGCCGTCAGCGTCGATACCAGCCCGCCGGTCATGGTCGTGGGCCGGTGGAAATTGGTGTTGCTCCAGGTTCCGGGAAGACCGGCCAGCGTGTCGTCGGAAACGACGCGCTCATAACTCCACGCGAAATTGCCGCGGTGCTTCTGGTTGAAGTTGTGATCGATCTTCACATTGTAATCGTGGCGGGTGCCCGTGGCTTCGCCCACGCTGAAGAGATTGTCGACGCCCCTGAAATGGCGGACAACGTCGTAGCTTGCCGTATTCAAACCGTCAACTGTCCCAACGATATTCGAAAAATCGTTCGGCGCCGGCATCAAAGCCATCGTCCGGCTGACGAAACCAGTCGGATCCTGTTTGGTTCTGAAGGTATCCCATGAGCCGTTCACCGCTCCGTTGGAGCAGTCGGCGTTCGGAACACCACCGGGAAATGTGACCGGACCGTACACGCTGGCGTATTCGAGCTTACCGGTATACGGAGTGCCATTCGGATTGGTCGTCGGCGTCAGGGGGTTGCCGAAGTTATCAACGGTCTGCCGTGACGGCGTAGCGCCGCCCCCGTTCGTCGCGGTTCCGACGGTACCGTTGTTCCATCCGTCGAAATAACGGAAGACACCGTTCTTCGCGCACGGGGTCAATACTGGAATTGGATTGCTCGCGCGGTTCCAATTGATATTCAGGTCGAACAGGCCGAAGAAGAAGGTCTTGTTCTTGATGATCGGACCGCCGGCGCTGAACGTCGTCTGGTTGTTATTGGACCAGAACGGGATGATTCGATTGGGTTGATGCTGGTTGTTCGCCCAGCTGTTCGGATTCAACGCCGTGTTCTGAACGTTCCATACGGCGGCGCCGCGGAACTGGTTGGTTCCAGAACGCGTCGTGATCTGGACGACGCCGTTTCCACGCCCGAGTTCGGCATCCACCGGCGTCACGATCAAGCGGACTTCGCCGACCATGTCGGGATTGATAACCGTGTTGGCATTGATACCCGTTGGGTATCGCAGGTCGTTGACCATGATGCCGTCGCGGAGTACCGGCGTGTCTTGCGCGCTGATTCCGGCGAGCGTCTCCGCTTCACGTCCGAATGCGCTCTGTCCCGCTTCTCCGTTACCGGTGGCGACCACGTTATCGACGCCGCCGAGTACCTGAACAAGATCCAGAACGTTGCCGCCGGTCAGCGGCAGATCCACAACTTTGCGCTCGGTCAGTCCCTGTCCGACCGTCGGACTCGAGGTCGAAAGGACGGTATCCGCAGCAACGGTAACTTCAACACTTGTGGCCTGGCTCGAAACCTTGAGCGCGAAATTCAAACGCAGCGTTACGCCTGCTTCAAGGGTCGCGTTTGAATAGGTCGATTTTTGAAAGCCCGGCAATTCGGCGGACACGTTGTACGGGCCGGCAATCAAGCTGGGGATGAAGTATGCTCCAGCCTCATTGCTGACCGCCGTCGTCATAACTCCGGTCGCCGTATTCGTTACGGTAATGGACACGCCCGGCAGGACCGCTCCCGTTGCATCCGCAACGGTTCCTGAAAACGTTCCCTGGGCAATCTGGCCAAATGCTGACGTGATAGCCAGACATAGCAGCACCAAACAAAAGAAGATTTTTTTCATTCTCACCCACCTATGCGAGGGGTCAGGGGGAAACCTCGTCGCCTTGTTTTTGTTCGT harbors:
- a CDS encoding tetratricopeptide repeat protein, coding for MRFVARLGSVALAAVITLPVYAQLNTDANVNQRQAGSVRGKVIDRDGKPIQNAQIRFDNQTTHQADTAKTNKSGDYSIVGLLAGSYKAYLFVDGKPVMVKGEGVGNQILINDVTDTRVNFDMKDAPTTRVEAPGAPSAASLNAKEKAAAEKKNIEEVKNSYAAGLAAMKANNFEEAIKLFQVAADKDPGQSAVFANMGVSYANLKKYDDAIAAYQKSLAIKPDDPSIHALLSLALANNGKIDEATQSAQEVAKLDPAMAGQSYYNLGAILANRGKFKEAVEVFKKAIEVDPKNAPSYYQIGIAYFGTPDTIPQGIAAFEKYLQLMPNGPDAETAKQFIAAGKAQGK
- a CDS encoding TonB-dependent receptor produces the protein MKKIFFCLVLLCLAITSAFGQIAQGTFSGTVADATGAVLPGVSITVTNTATGVMTTAVSNEAGAYFIPSLIAGPYNVSAELPGFQKSTYSNATLEAGVTLRLNFALKVSSQATSVEVTVAADTVLSTSSPTVGQGLTERKVVDLPLTGGNVLDLVQVLGGVDNVVATGNGEAGQSAFGREAETLAGISAQDTPVLRDGIMVNDLRYPTGINANTVINPDMVGEVRLIVTPVDAELGRGNGVVQITTRSGTNQFRGAAVWNVQNTALNPNSWANNQHQPNRIIPFWSNNNQTTFSAGGPIIKNKTFFFGLFDLNINWNRASNPIPVLTPCAKNGVFRYFDGWNNGTVGTATNGGGATPSRQTVDNFGNPLTPTTNPNGTPYTGKLEYASVYGPVTFPGGVPNADCSNGAVNGSWDTFRTKQDPTGFVSRTMALMPAPNDFSNIVGTVDGLNTASYDVVRHFRGVDNLFSVGEATGTRHDYNVKIDHNFNQKHRGNFAWSYERVVSDDTLAGLPGTWSNTNFHRPTTMTGGLVSTLTASMVNEVKAGYRVSGTNVLAPWDNPANAAGIKAYLPPAVNGFEILTDVTGGVGVCNPITGARPTPPPGACLGTAAGGANLTATAVDRTPLYTYGDTMSWTKGKHSVRFGGELRMASSRSQGSSAGLGFFQNAKDPVVVVAGATPGSPLAITGTTAIANTNPALSGIGTNDAAKARNLLNFLSGSLSSVNNQYFMNKPTDTAFSDFTTSPLITNTIKQREFDLFVKDDFKIRPTLTLNVGLRYEWYGVPYSEDGFTAAAIGSGNPAFGLSGSDFTGWMNPGIRGSLTSLHFVGPGSPNPGSKLYNNDNKNFGPAVGFAWNPRFLGENKTTIRGGYQITYQGGGRYSTIEGPIDSPPGRVYSGTATQTLAGDQYLDLTKLNQPGVVPPPATISPLAAIPVTDRSQTISFFDPNFTSPYVQNLTLAVTRSINQHMTIDVRYVGTLARKLYNGAGINLNSPNFLYNGLLPEFNSIRAGGESPLLNSLLNGVNICTTGCTGTFGAIGTTVNGVPQTAAMQMRASSTFSTNLAAGNYGGAGGVASALATLDYIQSGCPAAGAAGNCGLPAISTSTIRGAALRAGGVAPENFIYTNPQFATVNYLSNMGSANYHSVQVEYTLRPTNGVTTTINYTFSKDLGLLSTFTNPVNRHMDYTIVNANHPDILRANGTIELPFGPGKTLFSGTNGVLARAIENWKAGYIWTASSGAWTNISAQSNMYANGVPDVVNAAGLKELLNTTGLRWTQKAGSLVQGSFFDPAEWTKVPDPQCANVTSLQNLNGLNPGAVNRCTLTALAKVVTAGTPGSIPLTDGSGNAGLIVLQNPQPGTQGNLGQNVLRGLAPWRLDMNLSKAFRITEDVRAQFRADAVNVLNHPQPNAPSLTINTPTTLWGSTTSKTGGRTFQAQLRIDF